GTTTGCGTGTAGACACCTCGCCACAGCCTGTGCCCCACCTGTCCTGCTTCCTGCTCCCTATCAGTGCCACGAGGGCAGAGGTGCTTCCTGGCCACCTGCCCACATTCCGTCCCGCTGCCTCACTGCAGCCACCATGGCCCCAGGACAGCAGTGGGGCCAGAGGTGGCCCTCAAGCTATGGCCTCCTCCTGCCCTGGGGCCCGGCCTCCCTCTGGCCTGTCACTGACATTCACAGGGGATTAGGGTGGAATCACCAAAACCAGTGCCAGGACAGAGGTGGGGACGCTgtgtgaactttttaaaataaaaacaaaacaacaccccTTGTTAGTCCCTCGCGTTCAATCCACAGAAGGGGTGGGTGGTGTGGCTGGGTCCCCCACCATCTGGATGCCACCTCCCAGGCCTGGTAGGGCATTCTGGATCACTCTGGGAAGAGTGGAACCTTGGGCATGCAGCGCTGCAGCCCTGGCTGAACAGAAGACAGCTGCTTTCTCAAAGACagtttatttataaatcaaagaGGCCAGGGAGCCTTTACCCGCCTATCCCCTTCCTGAGCAGAACTGACAGAACAGAGAGGGGGCTCCACCACCCCAAGGTTTTCATTGGGCACAGTGAGCAATGGCCCAGGGCCGAGCCCGCCCCCACCTGCTCCCGCCGCCCAACAGCACTGGGTGCCCAGGGCCGTGTCCCCAGACTCCCACCATGGAGTCCAGCCAGGGCTCCCCGAGCTCGTCCTCCCTTTGACCCtgcagctggggggaggggggcgcctGGGCCACCTCAGACCCCACCCCAAAATGGGCCGGAGACTGGCCAGGGCCCGGCTGTTCTCATCTCGCTTGGGGAAGGGGCGCCAGTAGCCAAGGGGTTGGAGGAGGCCTGGGTGTGATGGGGGTCCCCGGAGGAAGAGCGTCACCCGTCTATGTCCCAGCTGAAGAGGTGGTGCTTCACCAGCATGTCCTGGACACCCTCCTTCAGGGGCTTCTTCTCCTCCTGCACAGGGacagccccacccccatcatGGGCCGCAGGGCGACGTGGAGGGGGGCACAGTGCGAGCAGTGGGGCAGGAGCCGGGGTGGCTCTCAGGCGATGCCCTCACTCAGGGCCCCCACGAGGCAAGGCCTCAGCCGTGGAGAAGCATGAGGGGTGGTCTGTCAGCACAGATACCCAGACGGCCCccctgcagccctggggaggCAGCCTGCAGGGCCCGAGACCAACGCGACCACCCACCTCTCTCCTGGCAGGAAGCTCCCAGTCCTGGGAGAGGCTGAAGGCAAAGCAGCAGAGGACGCTGGAGGCCAAGAGACAGGGGAGGCTGTCAGCTGCCCTCAGggtggacccccacccccacccccaccctggggccaGGGCTCCAGAGGCCCAGCGCCTCCTCACCGCAGCTCGCACTTGATCTGGACCCAACCGGGGCTGCGCAGGAAGGACCAGGGCTGGTACCACTTCTCCACAGTCGCCAGGCTGGAACAGAGCACCTccagccacaggtgcagcacctGCTCGCTGGgcacaggcagggggaggggttggggctGCGCCTGGGCAGAAGTCCTCTTGCCCTGGGCCGCCCCTGCTGGGGGCCTCCAGCCACACCCCGAgcctttcctctgctttttggCCTCTGCATGTGACCCGCCTTTCCTCCCAGCTGGGGCTCTGCAGTGGCCTCACACGGGCAAACATGCTCAGGGGCCTACGGTCCCCGTGGTCCCCACTCAGTCCTGTCACAGCTCCTGCTGCGTCTGAGACTTGGCCACCACCTCCTGCCAGACTCGGGGGCCTCAGCCCTGCTGGTCCGTCCAGGAGGGACACATGCTAGCTGTGTTCTGAGCTATTCTCGGGGACCTAACCCCCTTCCCCAGGGTCAGAGCAGCCTGGGGGGCGCCCCTCTGCCAGGCAGCAGGTCCGGAAACCCCACACTCAACCTGGCCGAGGTCTGCGGCCCCCCCAGGCAGGCACCCCCCCGCCTAgtttgcagctgcacctgctgagCCCCTTATTGCTCACTTTGCTGAAACCCGTGCTTCACAAGCCCCCTGAGCACAGCCCCCCAGCAGGGGCCGGTCTCCCGCTGGAGGAAGAGCCGCCCAGGCCGAGCTTCCACCTCGGCCTGCCCGGCGCAcaggcccccgccccccagcagcaGCAGACACTCACTTGAGACCCACGCAGATGAGAGAGCGGAGCTTGACGTCCATTTGTGCGTGTGCAGCATCATGGGTCACGTTGACCGACTGCACAGCCTGCAAGGGCACAGCTGTCACGCAGGTGTCCCCAGCTGCTGACCCAGCAGGCCCGCCCCACCCACGGCCCCGCGTACCCGGTAGAGCAGCTCCTCCGGGGTGAGGACTTTGCCGTCTTCATCCAACCTGGAGGCAGGGGGGGGGGCACGGAAGCTGCCAACACTGTCTGGTGGGTTCGGGCCACTCCGCCACCCCCAACCGAGGCTGCCTGGCGACCCTGCCAGGGGGACCAGGTTACCTGTACGTCTTACACAGCACCAGGCGCGAATACACGGAGTCGAAGTCTCTCTCGACCTCCCGGCCCGCTGCCTACGGGGCGGGGTGAGTGTCAGGGACCCCAGGGGAGCTACCAGGTCAAAGCCAGAGTCCAACTGAGGGCCTGTCGCCACCCCACCAGCTCCTGCCGCCAGCTCCACGGGGCGCAGGGAGGAGCTCAGTGAGGGACAGGGGCCCAGCCCCTGACTTACCTCCTCGATAAAGAGCCAGGGGTGGCAGGCGCCCCCGAGCAGGGAAGGCTTCTTCAGCCCGTGTTCAAACAGGGCCTTAAGGGCCGGGCAGAGGGTCCCTCGCACAAGGTCTGTGACCCCCTCTGTCACAGCATCGTCCCCGGCAATGGAAtactgggggggcagggggagacagGATTTGAGAGGCCCCAGCCCCATGACGGCAGCCAGCCAGCCTCTCCCCATCCTCGGCCACTGCCACAAGCCAGCAGGAGCTGGGGACACaggccctgcctggcccagggggcagaggccagcagctcccAGGGGCGCCCGGCCTCGGGCTCACACTCACCTCCTTGCTCCGCTCATCCAGGACCTCTACGAACTTGGCTGGAAACCAGCCTGTGGGAgaagcagggccctgtgaggAGCGGACGGCCCGGTGTCCCCGCCCTCCCCTGACGGCCGAGGACACGGCGAGGGAGGAGGCTCCCTGTCTGAGCAAATCCAGTGCCCGCTCCAGCGGCAAAGGGCTGGGCTTCACGGCCCGGCCGCCTCTCCTTCACCAGCCTCACCTCTCAGGCCGTTCAGCTCCCCGACCCAGCAGTGCTCGTCCTTCTGGGAGATGATCTGAGGGGAAGGGCAGGGCGCACAGCTCCAGTCGCGGCCTGGGCCTCGTGGGTGGCCCCGCTTCGTCCTCGCCCGGCGGCTCTGGTAGGGCGAGGGCTCGGCTCCCCCGCCCGCAGCCTCTGGGCCAGCAGGGACCAgggcgcccgcccgcccgccacGCACCGTGATGATGTCGTTTTTGCGGAAGCCCAGCTCGTCATCGTCGTGGCGCTCGAAGTCCAGCAAGGCCTTGGCCCGGCGCGGGTGACTGCGCGAGCACGCCACGTAGTTCTCGTGGTCCCGCTGGTGGCTCTCCATGCTGTAGTCTGGGGTCAGCTCCTGCCGGGGGCAGACAGGCCCGGGGCAGGGGACGCTTGGGACGGGGCTGGGAAGGAGGGCCCTGGTCCGGCCGCCACGCAGGCCTGGGGCCCGAGACTCACCACACTGCAGTTCTTGGGGTCTGTGCACTGGAAGTGACGTGCCACACGCAGGATGGCTTCCCGGAGGTCGGCCACCAGTTCCGTCTGCTTGATGTTCTTGGCCTTGAGCGCCTCCAGGTCATCCTCCCCtgtgaggcccagagagcagTGGCGGCCCCGGCCCAGCTCGGCCCTGGGCCTGACTCCACGGCAGCTCGCACAGCACGTGGGGTGTGAGGACGGGCGCCCCTGGTCCGACCGCCCCCCTGAGCGCAGCCCAGCCCCGGCCCCCCGGGCAGAGTTCTCACCAAACAGCAGCGAGCTGATGCCAGACTTCCTGCGCTGGGTTCTGCGTCGGACAACCTACGGCGGGGAAATGGGGTGGCGGCGGCCCCTGAACCCTGTGCCCAGCCAAGTGGACGATGCCTCAGCACTGGAGGAGGCGGACAGGCCTACTGTGCAGAGGCCAGGCCGCATCTCATTCTGACACGGCTGCGAGGCCAGCTCTGAGGGTCAGACATGCCAGTTCCAAGCTGGGTCTGTCCCAGGGCCATGCCAAGGCCAAGGCGGTGGGTCcctccacagctgtggcctgaCTGGACCCTGCGGGGCCCTGGGTGCTGAGCTGGAGGGGCGGCAGGAGCGGGGCAGGGCCGGGCTGGGGGTGAGCTGGGACCTCCTCCCTCGTGGGCCCACCTGGGAGAGgttggtggtggtgctggtgccCAGGAGCTGGCCCTGGTCCGCTATGAGGTAGGCCAGGTGCTTGCGGCGCTGGGTCTCCACGGCCACGTCGGTGAGGGAGCCGGCCAGCCGCATGGCCTCGCCCAGCAGCAGGTCCGCGTCCTCCATCTGCGAAGGGATGTCTGACAGCGTGTTGAAGATGGAGGCCGAGTTCTCCGACTGGATCAGCTCCTCCTCCTGCGTGGGGCCAGCGGTGGGGGGTGTCACTGCCCAGCTGACCCCAGTCACCAGCCTCAGGCACGCGAACCTCCCGGGCGGTCAAGCGGAGCACAAGGAGCCCTGCCCAGGAGGGACAGCCTGCCCCGCCGGGGGGGCCTCGCAGGAGGCGCCAGTGGAGGGTGGGGGACTGGGGAGGGAGCCGGGGCCCTGGCCGGCACCTTGAGGCGCAGCATGCCCAGCGTGGTCTGGAACAGCACCAGGGAGCCCTCGTAGAAAAACAGGTCCCAGAGGCGCAGCAGCAGCTTAATGTGCACCACGCTGGCGAAGGCCGTGAGGAACCAGTGCAGCGTGATGAGGGACAGCTCTGCGGACACACACCGGAGGCCCTGGGCTGGCACCCTCAGCTGGCGCAGGACCGCTGGCCAGGGGCGTCCTCCAGGCACACGGCCTCGGAGGAGGCGGAGTGGAGCTCCCCCAAAGCAGCAGGAGGCCCTGCCTGCTCCACAGGCAGAGGGAGGACAGCCATCAGAGCCCCAGAGAACAAGAGCACAAGGAAGGCGGCGGGGCTGCGTGCACGGCGGGGCCGTCGTCAGAtgagctccctccctcctcctaaGTGAGCCATTGGCCCCGTCCTCGGCTGGGTCCTGAGGTCTCGGACCTGCAGCACCCGAGGCAGAGCTCAGGACCCCTGGACCCCAGAGAAGAGGTGGGGTCGGGCCGTTACCGATGTCATGCTCCTGCAGCAGCTTGTCCAAGCGAGGCAGGTACTGGACGATGAGGTGGCGCAGGACCCGCTGGTCTGTCTGGACACCCAGCAGGGTGGTGCTGAAGTAGGAGGCAGGGAGCAGGTCCTCGATGATGGCACACATCATCCAGAAGGcgtcttcctcctccaggaacaGCAGGAGGCAGGCAGCCACCTGGCCAGGGCAGGGCGAGAAGGGGCCTCTACCCAGGCCTCCAGACACACTGAAGAGGCACCCCCTCCGCAGTGGCCAAATGGAGTGAGGCCGCCTCTGGGGGTCACGGCAAGCCCGCGCCCACCTCAGGCTTGGAACCACAGGATCTGGCATCCCCTTCCCTCCTTggggccccccacccctcctcccgtCCTCCTGCCCCAATGGGAGGTGGGGGCCGCCCAGGTTCAGGGAGAACACCCCAGCACGCCCCCCTTCCCGGCTGCGCTCACCATGCCGGTGCCCTGGCAGTAGCCGATCTCCGGGTAGAGCCAGGCCAGCGCTCGGAGCACCCTGCGCAGGCGCGGGACCCCGACGCTGCTCTCGCTGGCGAAGCAGGCGTTGCTGGGCATGGTGCGGAGCAGGTCCTTCTCGATCTGTCGGCAGCCCGCCCACACCAAGAGCCCGTGAGCCTCCACACCCCGACACCGAGACCCCCTGTGTGGGGCAAACCTCGGGCTGGCTTCCCTCCCaggagtcgggggtggggggggtgcctcAGGCTCCGGGTCCGAGTTAGCCTCCCCGCTTTAGCCCGTGTGCCGCTGGTTTCCCCAGGTTCCCAGAGGAggatgcggggtgggggtgggggtggggggtgtaatAAAAATCAAATCCCAGATTCCCGGGCCGTGGAATGAGACTCTCTGGAACGAGGCCTCGAGGTCTGTATTTAAAATCTCCAGGGGGCCCTCGTGCACTAGGTTTGGTGGCCTTTTTgacacctcccccgcccccgccacagaGGACCCAGAGGCCCTTTGGGGGCGAAAGGACCGCCCAGGCCAGGGAGAGGCCCCGCGGGCATCCCTAAGCCGCCAGCAGCCCAGGCCGagcgccgccccgcccccgggctCACCTGCTTGGCAGCCATGGTGTCGTCGTTGGAGCTGTTCTTCACGAGCTCGCGGTAGGTCAGCTCGGAGCTCCGCTTCTTCTGCAGGGCCCCCGAGAGCCGCATCCACAGCTGAGGGGAGGGGCGAGCGCGGCCCTCAGCCCTCGGCCCCGGCCCCACGCCCGCGCCGCCCCCCGCGGCCTCACCTGCGGCCTCATGCTGTGGGGGACGCCGGCCAGCACCAGGGCGCGGAGCTTCTCGGAGCGGGGCAGGGAGACGGCAATCTTGTCCCAGGTGAGGTCGCCCACGTCGTGGTTGTGCGTGAACTCGAGGTGGGCCTGCCAGCGCAGCCTCTGCGGGGGGTCGTCCAGCAGCCGGCCCGGCCGGGGGTCGCCGTCTGCAGGGAGGACGGGGCAGAGAGCCCCTCCACTGTCTGTGCTCTGGGTCCCCAGACCAGGTCTCGCCCCGAACCCAGAGCCACCTTTCCGGTCGCTCCCCGTGGCTCCAGCCGCCTCCCTTGGGCATCCTGAGGAGCCGCCCGAGCGCTTCACCTTCCCCCCAGCTGCCCAGACAGACCCCTACGCTCAGCCCCTCGCCTCACCAGGGGCTCAGGCCCAAACCAGGGAAGGCCCGGCTCCTCCTGCTGCCTGGATCCTGCTGGCTTCCTCTTCAGAGCACAGGCAGAACCTCGGCTCTCACCCTCCGACTTCGGCCCTGGTCCAAGCCACCAGAGCACCAGCCTTCTGACAGCAGCCCTAGAGGCTACACTCAGACCCCCTGCTCCCTGCACCCGACTCCTCCCCACAAgtccactcccaccccagggcctttgcagcTGTCAtgccctccccccaggccccagTCTCTGGCCAAAGGTCTCCTCCTTCACCAGCCTACACACAAcccacctcccttcctctcccagcctGGAATTTTCTCAGAGCTCTTCTTGTTCCCAGCATCTGTGTGCCTCTACTGCCTGCTTTGGTTTGAGGCACTGGGGATGCAGAGCGGAAAGTGGCCCCCCGCCGTCCCTGGATGCACTGCCCCCAGAGAGCCGCGTCCTTCCGCATCCACAGCCTCAGCCCGGGCCTCGGCCTTCTACGACTGCACCTTCGGTGATCCAGTCACAGTAAAGCACACGAAGTTCAAGTTTACACTTTGTGGAGAATCAATAAACAAACGTCTAAACACTGTTCCCATCAAGATACAGAGTATCTCCACCATACTAGAAAGTTCCCTATGTTTTTCCCAggcccagcttttttttttttttttttaattttttttttttgtctttttgctatttcttgggctgctccctcagcatatggaggttcccaggctaggggccgaatcggagccgtagccaccagcctacgccagagccacagcaatgccggatccgagctgcctctgcaacctacaccacagctcacggcaacgccggagcattaacccactgagcaagggcagggaccgaacccacaacctcatggttcctagtcggattcattaaccactgcgccatgacaggaactccaggcccaGCTTTTAACTTCCAAACATCTGCCTGTAAACCAGGGAACAAGGAAGATGGTTGGAGCCAGCAACATGAGTGACCTGAGGATGACTGGGTTCAGTCAACATCTTCTGGTTGGTGACAGGCTCATCCTGGTCCCTCGGGGACCAATAGGTGTCTTTGTAGCTGAAAACAATGGGAATGGCCTGGGGGCCCACTTACAGAAGAATGGTTTAAAAACATGATGACAAATCCATTATAATGGGATAATATGCAGCCAttgaaaaatatgctttaaagTGGTCTTAGCTGACAGTAAAAAAATAACCTTAAGAGCTGTAAGAGCAATATGTAAACAAGTATATGCCATCTTAGTCATGAAAAGTACACAAAGCCAGGAGAGGAATACACTGAAATGTCAGCAGTCATCTTCAGGTTGCAGGATGAggggatattttaattttttgaattaccTACAATGAacattattgcttttattatcaTATGAGTATCAGTAAGattaatcttaaaaaacaacaaaccaaaaacaggagttctccttgtggctcagtggtaatgaacccagctagtatccaagaggatgtatgtggcttcgatccctggactcgctcagtgggttgaggatcctgtgttgctgtgagctgcagtgtaggttgcagaagcggcttggatctggtgttgctatggctgtggtgtaggccagtggctacagctctgattcaacccctagcctgcaaatttccatatgccatgggtgcggccctaaaaagcaaaaaaacccacaaaaaaaaaaaaacagaggactcCATATACTTCTAACAGCACCACCATCAAATGTGACTCTGTCCTGGATTCTGGAATATCTGGGTGACACATTCAGAGCCGGAGGTCACAGCAGTGTGATCAATCTCTGGAGCTGACCCAGGAAGATGACCCAGGAGGGGCTCACTCACCTTCCTTGTCCATGCGGAAACCGAACTCATCATAGCAGATGCCTGGCTGCTCCACTGCCTCTTCCTTCTAGACCCAGGAGTAGGAAGAGTCAGCCTGGGAGCACCCACACTGCTGCCTGCTAAAACACCACCCAGCCTCACCACGCAGACCAAAGGGTACCCTTCTCCAAAGCCCCTGTGGTCATCAACCAGCTATAGGGGCCACAACCCTCTCAAATTCTCCTCAGAGCTCAAAGATGACAAGATGAAGGCAAGAAACATGTTGATGCATCTGTGTCCCCGTAATACTGAAGGCAGAGTGCCACACTTTTTCTCCAACCTAATGCCTGGTTCCCAGAGGACCTGGAGCTAAGAGGCATCTCTGATGTGACCTCCGATCCCGTGTGAATTTGGGGAGCCGCCCCTCCCAGGAAGCCTGCAGTGGGTCCCCTGCTGCCACAGCTTGGGAGCAGAGCTACCGGTGCCTGGCTGGCTAACTGCTGTACCTGTGTGTACTTGGCCAGGATCTCCTGGGGCCACATGCTGGGAGTCAGGGCTGAGAATGGGCCACTGGCAGAAGGTATGTGGCTTCCTAAAACCGAGGAGGACCAGGAACAGGAGGTGAAGAAAATGCAGGGCGCTCAGAGGGAAAATTCGAGTTGGGacatccccactcccaccctctctcccccacctcacccGCCAGAGTGCCAGCATTAAAGGGGTGGACCATTTAGAGTGGGAGCGGGGAGAAACCCAGAAACATGCAACAttttggaggaaggaaaagaaaacgaGCCATGTGTTACAGGACATAACCAAACTGCATCTCCTTGCTCCCCCTCCACCTCTGGGGGGGCAGGCTGGAAGGAGAGGACAGGGACTCAGGAAAACCAAGAGGAGCGCTGCAGTAACTCCCAGACGCGCATCAGAagaccctcctccctccaccccttacCTGGATGGCCCACATGACCCGCAAAGGTCCGTGGAAGGCAAGCCTGCTTTCCCTCCCAGTGGCTGTGTCCTCTGGATGAGAGTCCCCTGCCCCACTTCCCAGTCAGGCCCCTGCCACCCACCTGACATGGTGAAGAGGCAGGGCAAGCCTCCTGCAGATGGAGACTTGGGAGTTCTCCTATCCTGAGATCTTACAGCTGGAAGGCTCCTCAAGCTTCATCTGGTCCAGGAACATGTGCCCTGGTGGGAAAGCAAAGGGGGACGTCATCCAGTGCAGCCCCTCTCCTGGGGTCCTGCCCACCCCGACTCTGATTTGCTGGCCCAGAGGCAGTGGGAAGGTGAGTCCTGGCCACTGTCTGACAAGGAAGGTAGATCACACTTGAAGGAAAAAGCCTCCGATTCTGAACATTCCATCCAGGAGAAGACACACTTTGAAGGAGCTACAAAACTGTTGTTCTCAACAGCTCTGGGACCCTACAAGTGTCAGCTAGTTCCCATGCTATTAAGAAAAGAATCGGGAGTACAGACAGACCTCCTGATCCTCTATGCTCAGGCAAAcgtttattaaaaaagaaaacaaaaaccagccaCCACCAAAACCTCTGTGAGTAGGTTCCCCCGAGCCACAACCTCTGAGggatcatttattttttggccacacttgaggcacgcattcccgggccaggaatcaaacctgagccacagcagtaaccagaaccacagcagtgacaacgccagatccttgacctgctgagccacaaaggaactccaagggatCATTTAGACAGAACACATCCTGGCTTCTGAGTCACTACCCCCACTCACCTGACACTGACACTGCCATGTCATCCACCAGCCTGCTCGGCCACACTCTGCAGGATGCTCACCTGCAGCTGGGAAACCAGGAGACTGCAATCTAGCTAAATCTCTCCCGTCACTGTTTAaacccctgcctgcctccctcttaaAAAAATGACTCAACAATAAGACAAacagcccaatttaaaaatggcccaaagacttgaacagacatttctccaaagaacagaAGTGAAAGGCCAGTGTGCAggtaaaaagatgctcaacgccACTAGTCATTGGGGAGAGGTccatcaaaaccacagtgagacaatgagacaccacttcACAGCCACAGGGATGGCTGTACTCAGAAAGACAACAATTAgccagtgaggatgtggagaaattggaactctcctactctgctggtgggaatgtaaaatggtgcagctgctgcgCAAAagagtctggcagttcctcaaaaggtaaAACACGGAGTtaccgtatgacccagaaattcacTCCTAGTAATTTCCCCAGGAGAATTACAGCAAGTGCCCACAGAAAATCTCGAACATGGACGTTCGCAGCAGAattattcactatagccaaaaagtagaaagagTCCTTATGTCCAAGAACCGGTGAGTGGACATATGAAATGTACAGagtatccatacaatggaatgttggTCAGCtgcagaaagaaatgaagtgcTGCTAATGCTATAACATAGGTGAGCCCTAAAGTCATGCTCCGTAAAAGAAGCCAGCCACAAGAGGATGAATCTGAATGAGtctatttaaatgaaatgtccagaagaggcaaatctataggcacagaaagtagattagcaaCTGCCAAGggcgggaggaggtggggaggcagagtGACTATTAATGGACACGGGGTTTCTGtttgcagagatgaaaaatgATCTGGAATTGGACAGAGGTGAAGGATGCACGACAGCATGAAATACGAAATCACTgaatcttacattttaaaaagagtgagCTTTGTAGCATATgtattatacctcaatttaaaaaaataagaagaggcCATCAACTGAGGCCTCGACACTAGGAGTTTCCTCTAACTTCCCGTTTCTAACCTGCTCCTACTAGAAAGCCTATTATCACCCCCTTAAGCTTCAACAGAAATGCAGTTTTGGGGGTAGCTTTCTCAGCCTTTTCCTGAATATGAAGCTTCTCACTTCTAAGTGACATGAAAGGCTTTGACTCCAAGAgataaatggaaagtaacaatAGAGATGTGGCTGAAATATTTTAGGACAAGTTGCCTCCTAGGTTTCGGAATCATGTTCACCTAGGTTGGACCCCCTCTGCCGTTTCTCAGGTCGGGGTCTCAGAGGGAACAGCTGCTGACCTGGGCCACGgcggcccctcctcctctccatgCTGCCTGCCACAGACTTCTGCTCTGAAAAGTCTGGGTAAACGAGACGGGTCGGGTGAgtgagaaagaaacaggaaatcaaACAACCACTTCGAGGGCACTGTGAGAAAACAGCACCCTATGGCTCTTCACTCCAGCACTTACTGAaaaatgggcacatgaaaaaaaatcccagttctcTTTAAAGGcacacttgaggagttcccgctgtggtgcaacggtaTTGGTGGagtcttgggagagctgggatgccGGTTCGTTCCCCAGCcaagcacagcgggttaaggatcggatgttgccacagcttcagcttaagtgaaaactgtggctcagatctgatccctggcccgggagctccacatgccatggggtggccaaaaatggaaggaaaaaaaagacacttgcaaATCTGGGGCCAAGACAGTCATCTTGCAGGTCCTAAGGGCAGCTCAGCTGGGTCACCAACCTCTATTCCCGCCCCAGACACATTCTGACGGGACGACTTTCGGGCTAAATGCCCATCATGGAGGTTTTGGTGCCCGAGTGGGAGGGCGTAGTCCTGCTTCCAGACAAGCTCTGCTGAGAAATGGATGGCAGAACCCGCTTCCC
Above is a window of Sus scrofa isolate TJ Tabasco breed Duroc chromosome 5, Sscrofa11.1, whole genome shotgun sequence DNA encoding:
- the SGSM3 gene encoding small G protein signaling modulator 3, producing MSGSHIPSASGPFSALTPSMWPQEILAKYTQKEEAVEQPGICYDEFGFRMDKEDGDPRPGRLLDDPPQRLRWQAHLEFTHNHDVGDLTWDKIAVSLPRSEKLRALVLAGVPHSMRPQLWMRLSGALQKKRSSELTYRELVKNSSNDDTMAAKQIEKDLLRTMPSNACFASESSVGVPRLRRVLRALAWLYPEIGYCQGTGMVAACLLLFLEEEDAFWMMCAIIEDLLPASYFSTTLLGVQTDQRVLRHLIVQYLPRLDKLLQEHDIELSLITLHWFLTAFASVVHIKLLLRLWDLFFYEGSLVLFQTTLGMLRLKEEELIQSENSASIFNTLSDIPSQMEDADLLLGEAMRLAGSLTDVAVETQRRKHLAYLIADQGQLLGTSTTTNLSQVVRRRTQRRKSGISSLLFGEDDLEALKAKNIKQTELVADLREAILRVARHFQCTDPKNCSVELTPDYSMESHQRDHENYVACSRSHPRRAKALLDFERHDDDELGFRKNDIITIISQKDEHCWVGELNGLRGWFPAKFVEVLDERSKEYSIAGDDAVTEGVTDLVRGTLCPALKALFEHGLKKPSLLGGACHPWLFIEEAAGREVERDFDSVYSRLVLCKTYRLDEDGKVLTPEELLYRAVQSVNVTHDAAHAQMDVKLRSLICVGLNEQVLHLWLEVLCSSLATVEKWYQPWSFLRSPGWVQIKCELRVLCCFAFSLSQDWELPARREEEKKPLKEGVQDMLVKHHLFSWDIDG